A DNA window from Ranitomeya imitator isolate aRanImi1 chromosome 2, aRanImi1.pri, whole genome shotgun sequence contains the following coding sequences:
- the LOC138664536 gene encoding uncharacterized protein → MQSCTGQAGNILGTLFWRMRLNSFVLCCLGHLFCIAGAVDEMEIMEERNILKEFLKYPLNNPKKDLDLRVVSFHLRPLTKKSTNNGLKKVDKSPHSGHTIQLDWRRKEGVKASVKPQTNHKAPLIKIQKVYEKMQKQFSQRKDQSKKHNKPRTTDKLGEPKLMNQTEEGERYKEVKHKNLRSRRFELFSKSFSKKQLKGEKQSISGRIKEFQISELPGNWVDHLTVPPMNDGEVLNEDVQVTYQFRGESSNDTQQVGVLQKRDEKKEKQKEVKWDGSREHVPLDYARHRKLKFFSESGGEVTSKKPDLIKDHLEETEVTIANEHFSFPPNRGAEHRSAIVLPTSNGVRKLPPDNLQFWRVLVPVDEKPLIDVYSDTIQPVETFTKPYTGDHQTPLLSQGVFLVKEEGSGRYNSISPNLKNNIVTLTSKQGKAQTTKKTPESLLTQSIADIQQPSYSTSTAPTDSKSSEVPRATDSKKLLDGIFSRLEATMTHNPGPIYCNPGYKEYGGVCKSQCDIGGISCGKNGQCVIVENIGAMCRCWQMSSLCYGGECCRSSLTTFQLACVIGGCCILLSVLLAFLPFLIRKVDIKAISKSVRTRLWISTLMPQSSSSSSSRSVDFTSCSDYESLSDPSTFHCTKEMARNFTMWQCERTRL, encoded by the exons ATGCAGAGCTGCACAGGACAAGCTGGGAACATATTAGGGACATTATTTTGGAGGATGCGGCTCAATAGTTTTGTGCTTTGCTGTCTCGGACATTTATTCTGTATTGCTGGAGCAG TGGATGAAATGGAAATAATGGAGGAGAGAAACATTTTAAAAGAGTTCTTGAAATACCCTTTAAATAACCCAAAGAAGGACCTTGATCTCCGAGTAGTAAGCTTTCATTTACGTCCGTTAACTAAGAAGTCTACAAATAATGGTTTGAAGAAAGTTGATAAAAGTCCTCACAGTGGTCACACCATACAGCTGGACTGGAGGAGGAAGGAAGGAGTGAAAGCATCAGTTAAACCCCAAACAAACCATAAGGCTCCTCTAATTAAGATACAAAAAGTgtatgaaaaaatgcaaaaacaattttCCCAGAGGAAAGATCAGTCAAAAAAGCACAACAAACCCCGAACGACTGATAAACTTGGAGAGCCAAAACTAATGAACCAAACAGAAGAAGGGGAGAGATACAAAGAGGTTAAACATAAGAATTTAAGGTCCAGAAGATTTGAACTTTTCTCCAAATCTTTTAGTAAGAAACAACTTAAAGGAGAAAAACAGTCAATATCTGGAAGAATCAAAGAATTCCAAATAAGTGAATTACCAGGGAACTGGGTAGATCACCTGACAGTACCTCCTATGAATGATGGGGAGGTATTAAATGAGGATGTCCAAGTAACATATCAATTTAGAGGAGAAAGCTCTAACGATACTCAACAAGTGGGTGTCCTACAGAAAAgagatgaaaaaaaagaaaagcagaagGAGGTCAAATGGGATGGCTCAAGAGAACATGTTCCCCTGGATTATGCTAGACATCGAAAACTGAAATTCTTCTCAGAGAGTGGAGGAGAGGTGACTTCTAAAAAACCCGACCTCATAAAAGATCATCTGGAAGAAACTGAGGTGACTATTGCAAATGAACACTTCAGTTTTCCTCCTAATAGAGGAGCAGAACATCGTTCAGCGATAGTCCTTCCTACAAGTAATGGAGTCCGTAAGCTTCCTCCAGATAATCTGCAGTTTTGGAGAGTGCTGGTGCCTGTAGATGAAAAACCCTTAATAGATGTTTACTCTGATACTATACAGCCTGTAGAAACATTTACCAAACCCTATACAGGTGACCACCAGACTCCTCTCTTGTCACAAGGTGTCTTTCTTGTCAAAGAAGAAGGTAGTGGGCGGTATAATTCTATAAGTCCAAACCTTAAGAATAACATTGTGACTTTGACCTCAAAACAAGGTAAAGCTCAAACGACTAAAAAAACACCGGAATCTCTCCTGACACAATCCATAGCAGATATACAGCAGCCTTCATACAGCACATCCACAGCTCCTACCGATAGTAAAAGCAGTGAGGTACCAAGAGCCACAGACAGCAAAAAGTTACTGGATGGGATATTCAGCCGGTTGGAGGCAACAATGACACATAATCCTGGACCAATATATTGTAACCCTGGCTATAAGGAATATGGCGGTGTTTGTAAAAGTCAGTGTGACATTGGTGGCATCTCCTGTGGAAAGAATGGGCAGTGCGTTATTGTGGAAAATATTGGGGCAATGTGCAG GTGCTGGCAGATGAGTTCTCTGTGTTATGGAGGCGAGTGCTGCCGATCATCCCTCACCACGTTCCAGCTTGCGTGTGTCATTGGCGGGTGTTGTATTCTTCTGTCTGTGCTCCTGGCATTTCTCCCTTTCTTGATTAGGAAGGTGGACATTAAGGCGATTTCTAAATCTGTAAGAACTAG ACTTTGGATTTCCACTCTGATGCCACAATCTAGCTCATCTTCATCTTCTCGATCTGTGGACTTCACCTCATGTTCAGATTATGAGTCTCTGTCAGATCCATCTACATTTCATTGCACAAAGGAG ATGGCACGTAACTTCACCATGTGGCAGTGTGAGAGAACTCGGCTTTGA